In Candidatus Zixiibacteriota bacterium, the genomic stretch TCAACTACGGTCTTTTCTATAGTGATCGTATTCTTGAGCGCGTAGTTAAGAAGATCGATGTTGAGACAAAACGCCTCAAAGGAAAAACGGTACTGATCGGTGAATGCGGTCACGCCTCCCGATCCGCCAAGTTATTCCTGCCTACCTATTGCGGTGGTGAAGATGCTTTTCCAGTGATCAATATCATGGAATATACACACAGAGTATGGAAAGAGGGCAAACTCAAGCTTGATCCCAACGGGATCACTGAGAAGGTAACGTATCATGATCCATGCAATATCGCCCGTCAGGGCTGGATTATCGACGAACCGCGTGAACTTCTTAAAGCCTTCTGCCCGAACTTCGTCGAAATGACACCCAAAGGCGAAGACAATATCTGTTGCGGTGGTGGTGGTGGCACAGTGTCACTCGATGAGATACGCGCCTATCGTACTACGATTGGTGGGAAACTCAAGGCCGATCAGATCAGGGCGACCGGTTGCAAATACCTGGTAGCTCCATGTGCCAATTGCAAGAAACAGCTCAAGGAGCTGGTGGAAGACCAGGAGATTGATTGCGAAGTCGTGGGACTTCATGACTTGATCTACAAAGCGATTATTTTCGATGACTCGCTTATAGTAGCGATCCCTGAAGATGACAACAGTGAGGAGGACAAATAGATTATGGATGCCTTCCTGGATTTTGCGCGAGGCCCATTGTTTCGAGTGAGTCTGGCCGTGATGTTGCTCGGCCTTCTTCGAATCCTCGCGCTGGATATTTTCGGTGCGGTTGAAGCTTATCGCAAGGCCGGTGACAAAACCCTGCCCTGGAGGTTTATTGTTCGGCGTACCTTGATGTGGCTTGTTCCTGTTAACCGCGTCTTCACCAGACGACCAGCGTACAGTTTGTTCTCAATACTGTTTCACGTTGGCCTTTTGCTGGTGCCAATATTTCTGTATGCTCACGTGGAACTCTGGCGTGGCGTTATTGGCTTCGGCTGGTGGACCTTACCCAAAGAGTGGGCTGACTGGCTTACAATATCGACCATAGTGTTCGCTCTGGCGCTGTTTGTTGGCCGAGTGGGTAGCGTTGCATCGAGGTTCATCAGTCGCAAGCAGGATTACCTGTGGCCATTGGTACTGGTTATCCCGTTTGTCAGCGGCTACATCTGTGCCAATTTGAATGTTGGTCCGGCAACTTATCAGATATCTATGCTTGTGCATATATTATCAGCAGAGGTGATATTCATACTGCTGCCATTTACGAAGCTGGCCCATTGTATACTGACTCCTCTCTCTCAGGTTATCTCCAATGTGGCCTGGAAATTTCCCGCCGGTACCGATGATGATGTTTGCACGACCCTGAACAAGAAAGGAGCACCGGTATGAGTTCCGCAATTCTGACCGATGTAACCAAGTGCATCGGCTGCCGGGAATGCGTAGCCGCTTGCAAAACGGTTAACGGACTTGCTCAGGATGTACCTCGTGAGTGGCACAAAAACGATGGTCTCTCATCGAGGAATTGGACATCAATTGTTCAGAAACCGGACAAGCAGTTTATTCGCAAACAGTGCCGTCACTGTATCGAGCCAGCTTGCGCCTCGGTCTGTCCGGTTGGGGCATTGCACCAGACGCCGGAAGGGATCGTTGTCTACGAGAAGGACAAGTGCCTTGGCTGTCGTTACTGTATGATGGCCTGTCCGTACGGCATCCCACGCTACGACTGGGACGAACCAGTACCGTATGTTCAGAAGTGCATTATGTGCTATGATCGGGTCAAGAAGGGACAACAACCTGGTTGCACAGAAGTCTGCCCTACGCAGGCAACGATCTTTGGTGATCGCGACAAGTTGATTGCCGAAGCTCATAGACGGATAAAAGAACACCCCGGCCAATATATTGACCGAGTATGGGGTGAACACGAGTTTGGTGGTACATCTGTTTTGTATATCTCGGACATTGATCTGAGCTTCCTTACCTATGGTTCCGAGACCAGTACTACACCACTGCCGAAGACAACTGAATTGGCTATGAAATCAGTTCCGTATGCGTTCGCCGGAATGGGGGGCGTGATGTACGGGCTCAATTGGATAATCAAACGCCGCATGAAACTTGGCGAAAATCAGAATGAGGACAAGGATTGATCTATGAATAGAGTGCAGAATACAAAAACTGTCCTTTGGACTCTGTTAGGTCTGGCGGCGGCTGTTGGTGTGACCAGGTTTGTCTTTGGACTGGGAGTCACGACCAATCTTACCGACGCTACCCCCTGGGGAGTCTGGATTGGCTTTGATGTCATGGCTGGCGTTGCTCTGGCTGGCGGTGGTTTTGTAATGACAGCCATGTTCTATATATTCAAACGTGAGCAGTATCACGACCTCGTCAAGCCAGCAGTGTTGACAGCTTTTCTTGGATATATAGCGGTCGTTGGTGGACTACTTGTTGATCTGGGCCTGCCATGGAATATCTGGCACATGATAATCTATTGGAATCCGCATTCACCGCTCTTTGAAGTTGGCTGGTGTGTGATGCTGTACTCCACTGTGTTGGCTCTGGAGTTCAGTCCTGTACCGCTGGAGGAGTTCAGCCGGTATGCCAGGATTCGTAGTGTTCTGATGAAAGTGCGGTTCCCGTTGGTCCTGGTGGGCATAATGCTCTCGACGTTGCATCAATCATCGCTTGGATCGCTGTTTCTGATCATGCCCCAGAAAATGCACGCTCTGTGGTACTCGGCAATAATGCCGGTACAATTTTTTGTTTCAGCAGTAGCTCTGGGGTTGATGATGGTGTCGCTGGAGAGTCTGGCATCGCACTGGCTGTATCGCCGCAAACCGGACACCAAAAGAGTCGCCGGTCTTGCAAAAGCAGCTATCTGGGTACTGGCGGTCTACCTCATTGTGAAGCTGGGAGATATTGCCCTGGCTGGCGAATGGGGTATGATGTTTGATGGTTCCTGGGAGAGTAATCTGTTCGTGACCGAGTTACTCTTATCGACCATCATTCCGATAGTTTTATTCTCAATTCCCCGCATCCGCTTGAGTGCAGGCGGACAATGGGTAGGATCATTCCTGGTCGTGTTCGGGATGATTTTCAATCGCATGAATGTGGGTGGGTTGTCCATGCTCAGCACCACCGGAGATTCCTACGTTCCCTCGTGGATGGAGATTGCAGTCAGTCTGGGAGTTGTGTCGGCAGCTGCGTTGGCTTTCCTATTTGCTGTCGAGAGGTTCCATATCTGGGACAAACGCCCCAGACATCCTGAAAGCGATCCCCACACCGAACCTGTCTTTGACTATTCATCTCGGGTCTGGTTGGGCACTCCTCTTGTTGCCGCACGCACAAAGTACTCACTTGCGTTTATACTGGCTTTCGCTCTCGGGTTTGCATTTATGCCCGGAGATGAAATTCAGAGTAAGGGCGTGAAGATGATCCCTGCTCAGCGTGCTCTGGGTGGAGATACACTGTTCGTCGATGGTAATCACAACTCCTTTGGAACCATGTTCAATCATGCCCGGCATGTCGATAGTCTTGGCAGCAAGGAGTCATGTGTGAAATGCCATCACATGAACATACCCAAAGATAAGCAGAGCGCGTGCTCCGACTGCCACCGAAACATGTATGCGACGACTGACGTTTTCCGTCATGATTGGCACGGTGACCATGATGGAGCAAACATTAGCTGCTATGTTTGCCATCAGCCCGAAATGGAAAAACAGAAATCTTCAGCTATGAAGTGCCGGGACTGTCATAGTGATCTCTATGCAGATAGTGCCGCCGATACGTTAGACACCTATCTGGCATCGTCGTATGTCGATGCCATGCACAAGCAGTGTATGGCCTGTCATCAGCTGGCTGGCGCGAAGGACTCTACCAAAGCGACCCTGACACTATGCGTGACTTGCCATACCGGAGCCCAGCCGGATTACCTTCAAGTGAAAATGATCGAGGTTCTCAGCCCACACAGTGGCGAGAATGTCATCATGCCGGATATTACTCTTGAGACCGCCATGAAGCAGGAGGAACAGGTTGGGCGCTAACGTACTCATAGTTGATGACGAACCTGATGTGGCCAAGTACCTGGCCATGATTCTGCGTGCCAACGGCTTCTCCCCGACGGTGGCCAATAGTGCCGAGGAAGGTTATGAGATGGTGAGCGACTTGAAGCCTGACCTTATCTGTCTTGATATTATGATGCCTCGAGAGTCTGGAGTCTCGATGTATCAGAAACTCCGAGAGAGTAAGGACACTCAGACCATTCCGGTACTTTTCATAAGTGGTGCCGAGCAGGAAGATAAGTTTGATTTTCGAGCCTATCTGCCGAATGAATCGATTCCCGAACCGGATGGCTATCTTGAGAAACCGGTTGATATTGACAAGTATCTGGCAAAGGTCCGACAACTCACCGGCTCCAATCCATCTGAAGGGGGGCAACCCGACCGATGAAGCGAAAAGAACGAGTCGATCAGCCACGACGCCTGAAGGATATGGTCTATAAGGCACTGTTTAATGAAGTGCCATTTTGTGTGGCCGTGATTGATCGCAAGTACAATGTCGTTGAAGCCAACGAGGCTTTTGAGAGAAACTTTGGCGATTGGCGCGGTAAGAAATGCTATGCCGTCTACAAGAAGCTCCATCGCCCCTGCGACGAATGCCCTTCAGACAGTGTCTTTGATAATGGTAAAGTCGTTGTGGCGGATGCAGTAGGGGTCGACAAAAACGGTAAGTCGACGCACTATGTAGGGCATGTAGCACCGCTTCGCAAAACCGAAGACGGCCCGATTGATTATGTTCTTGAGATGACAAGAACTGTCACCGGTACCAAAAGCTGGCAACAGGAGTACCAGGTCCTCTTTGATCGGGTTCCCTGCTACATTGCGGTTATTGACAAAGACTACCGGATCGCCCGAGCCAACGAAGCTTTCAGGAGAAGCTTCGGTGATGTGGTTAATCGTCACTGTTATGAAGTTTACAAGCGTCGTACTTCGAAGTGTCCAAACTGTCCGGCCGAAAAAACATTCCGGGATGGAAAAGTACACCGCTCCAATCAGGTTGGAATGGGCAAGCGTGGACAGGATATTCATTACGCAGTCACTGCTTCTGCTCTGGCACGATCGGGTGAAGACATCGCTCACGTCATAGAAATATCAACTGATGTAACGGCTCTGAAGAAACTCGAACACGATGTAATCGAAGCCGAGCGGTTGGGAGCCGTGGGTCAGACTGTCGCCGGTCTCGCGCACAGCATCAAGAACATCTTAATGGGACTTGAGGGCGGTAAGTATATCGTGAGTCTGGGGCTGAAGAAGAATGACAGTGAGATGATTACCGAGGGATGGGAGATGTTGGAGCGAAACTTCGACAAGACAACAAGTCTCGTGAAGGACTTCCTGAGTTTCTCAAAGGGCCGTCTGCCCGAACTTAGAATGATCAAACCAGCCGATCTGATCCATGATATTGTCGATCTTTACAAGGATATCGCTGCCCAGTCAGGCATTGAACTAAAGGTTGATTTGCCACGCAGTGTCAGAAAGGCCCCGCTTGACCCGGATGGCATACACACTTGCCTGACGAATCTTGTTTCCAATGCCATCGATGCTTGCCAGATGGGTGAACAAAAGGGAACCGAGGTGATAATCCGGCTTACTGAAGAAAAAGGCACACTCGTGTTCGAAGTGTCTGACAATGGCAGTGGAATTGACTATGATGTCAAGAAGAAGATATTTACAACCTTTTTTACGACCAAAGGTGGAGAAGGAACTGGCTTGGGACTACTGACTACACGAAAAATAGTTCAGGAGCACGGTGGTAAGATTGTTGTAAAATCTGAGCCTGACAAGGGTGCTCGTTTCCGGATGGAATTTCCGCGGAAAAGGCTGGTGACATTGTATGAGGATTCAAGTAAATCAGAGAATTCGGAACGGAGTAGATAGGAGAGCAGTATGACAGACAGGGCCAATAAAATGATCCTGGTCGTTGACGATGAAGCCGACGTTCGCAAATTCCTCAAAGCAGCACTGATCGAAGCCGGGTTCGATGTAGAAACTGCTTCGGATGGCTTTGAGGCTCTGAAGCAGGTCAAGAAAAACATACCGGACCTGATCTCGCTGGACCTGGTGATGCCCAAAAAGTCCGGTGCCAGATTCTACCATGATCTGAGTAGAAACCCGAAATGGGCAAATATCCCAATCATCATTGTCACCGGCCATGCACGAGACGAATCAGGTCGATCGGATCTCAAGGAGCTGACCATGTCGGGCCCGGGAATCTATCTTGAGAAACCGGTCAAGCCGGACAACTACATAGCGGCCGTCAAGAACATACTTGGGATGGATACTTCAGCAGAAGAAAAAATTGCCGCTGAACAAGTGGAGATCCAGAACAAGTTGAAAAACATTATTGACGATGCTGACCCCGAAACCCTACGCAAATTCAAGGAATTACTCGGTGGTAAATGAAGAAAATTGCAGATGACGATATTAACAGCTCTCTAACGGAGGTTTAAGATATGTCAACCAAGAAGATTCTGGTCGTTGACGATGAGCCTGACATTGTCAAATGGCTTACCGTTTTATTCGAGAATAGTGGCTACATCGTGATTCAGGCTATTGACGGCAACGAGGGACTCACGAAGGCCCAGGAGGAGAAACCTGATCTCATCACTCTTGACATCTCTATGCCCAATGAGTCGGGTATCAAGATGTATCGAAGTTTGTGTGATTCGGATTCACTCAAAGCGATTCCGGTCGTCATGTTGACCGGTGTCTCCCGGGAATTCGAGAGATTCATCTCCTCAAGGAAGCAGGTCCCGGCACCAGCCGCATATTTCGAGAAGCCTGTCAAGGATCATGAACTACTTGATAAGATCAAGGAGCTCATCAACTGAATCAGTGCGACGTCTTCGACAGCCTCGTGGTGAAGAACGGACAGGCCAACACGATATTGACAATCAATGATGCTTGTGGGCAGGCTGCCAGCCTGTCCGTCTTGTCACTTGCTGTAGAATAGCTTCTTGATGAATATCTCCGCCGGACAGAACCTGGTGAGCGACGATTGCACCAGATTAAACCCGACAAATGCTGCCAGCAATAACCAATAGGGTGAGACAAAGAAGTATAAGATTAATGAGGCTGTAATCATACTACCGGCCAGGAGTCTGATTGAATTTTCAATTGTCATTTCTCTATCCTCCAGTCCATCGAGCCAAGCCGAGAATATTCGGTTCCAAGTCGAACATCCTCATTTTGGTTCCAGAAAACCACGCACGATCTAGAAGCCATACGTGACCTTCACATAAGCATTATCATTCCTTTGAAACTGGCCGAACTCGGTCGCTTCATGGTTGCCGTCAAAGAAGTTACCACCTGCGGTCAGAGTCAATTCGTCACTATATTTGTATCTGGCTGAAAATCTCGCATATCCGTCTTCGTCAGTCGGCGAGTAGAATACAAAAGCAGACAAGGTCAGCAGTTCGTCCATCAGTAGTTTGGTGATACGGGAGGTCACCATATGACGTACTTCATCACGTACATACATCCCGTTAACCTCATTCTGGCCGCTATAAATGTCGTGATCAATCATATACTCAGCCAGCCACTGGGCGTTGATGGTCAGATTGGAAGCTACTTGTCGCTCAAAACCGATCATACCCGAAGCCTGCGAATTCGGCATCAGCGGATCATCTCCATCCTCGTCATCACGGGAGTCATAATAACCGCCTTCCACCCAGAGTATGCCGCCGGCAAGTGGTCCACGGATTGATGCGCCGTAGATATTCAACCGCGGATAGAGCGGAATCGGGACCGGTATCGCCTCAATCATAACAATCTCCGCGCCCATCGGATTCTTATAAAATCCCTTGTAGAAATAGAGCGCAGTATTGAACGATCCGAACATCCGGCTGAACCTTGCCGCAAACTCGCCATTTTCGAACTTACTCTCCGGTACGGGTACAATAAACTCGTTACCGTCGCCAACGATCTGCTCGCCGTTGAAGTAGCTCAGCTTCCTTCCGGTCGGCAAACGGTTAGGTGTGAAACGAGGTGTCCACGCCAGCGAGAAATCGCCGAGACCAAGATAGGCGTCGATACGCATGGCATCCTGGGGAGCTTTTAGATATTGATCATCGCGCCCCACAAAAAACGATTGATAGTCCTTGGCAAAAACATCGTTGATGAAAATTAGATCACCGGTTCCCCACGTGAGAATCTGGCGACCCAGCTTAACATCGACCTTTTGCCCCAACCGGAACTTAGTGTATCCCTCGCGAAGCTCCCACTCGTAAGTGCTCATATCGGCGCCGTCATAGATAAAGTCAAGCCTTCCGAAAAACTCCGCTCCATCACCAAAGTGTTCGGCCCGCATCTGTAATCTCGTT encodes the following:
- a CDS encoding respiratory nitrate reductase subunit gamma, with product MDAFLDFARGPLFRVSLAVMLLGLLRILALDIFGAVEAYRKAGDKTLPWRFIVRRTLMWLVPVNRVFTRRPAYSLFSILFHVGLLLVPIFLYAHVELWRGVIGFGWWTLPKEWADWLTISTIVFALALFVGRVGSVASRFISRKQDYLWPLVLVIPFVSGYICANLNVGPATYQISMLVHILSAEVIFILLPFTKLAHCILTPLSQVISNVAWKFPAGTDDDVCTTLNKKGAPV
- a CDS encoding 4Fe-4S dicluster domain-containing protein, whose protein sequence is MSSAILTDVTKCIGCRECVAACKTVNGLAQDVPREWHKNDGLSSRNWTSIVQKPDKQFIRKQCRHCIEPACASVCPVGALHQTPEGIVVYEKDKCLGCRYCMMACPYGIPRYDWDEPVPYVQKCIMCYDRVKKGQQPGCTEVCPTQATIFGDRDKLIAEAHRRIKEHPGQYIDRVWGEHEFGGTSVLYISDIDLSFLTYGSETSTTPLPKTTELAMKSVPYAFAGMGGVMYGLNWIIKRRMKLGENQNEDKD
- the hybB gene encoding Ni/Fe-hydrogenase cytochrome b subunit, producing MNRVQNTKTVLWTLLGLAAAVGVTRFVFGLGVTTNLTDATPWGVWIGFDVMAGVALAGGGFVMTAMFYIFKREQYHDLVKPAVLTAFLGYIAVVGGLLVDLGLPWNIWHMIIYWNPHSPLFEVGWCVMLYSTVLALEFSPVPLEEFSRYARIRSVLMKVRFPLVLVGIMLSTLHQSSLGSLFLIMPQKMHALWYSAIMPVQFFVSAVALGLMMVSLESLASHWLYRRKPDTKRVAGLAKAAIWVLAVYLIVKLGDIALAGEWGMMFDGSWESNLFVTELLLSTIIPIVLFSIPRIRLSAGGQWVGSFLVVFGMIFNRMNVGGLSMLSTTGDSYVPSWMEIAVSLGVVSAAALAFLFAVERFHIWDKRPRHPESDPHTEPVFDYSSRVWLGTPLVAARTKYSLAFILAFALGFAFMPGDEIQSKGVKMIPAQRALGGDTLFVDGNHNSFGTMFNHARHVDSLGSKESCVKCHHMNIPKDKQSACSDCHRNMYATTDVFRHDWHGDHDGANISCYVCHQPEMEKQKSSAMKCRDCHSDLYADSAADTLDTYLASSYVDAMHKQCMACHQLAGAKDSTKATLTLCVTCHTGAQPDYLQVKMIEVLSPHSGENVIMPDITLETAMKQEEQVGR
- a CDS encoding response regulator, whose amino-acid sequence is MGANVLIVDDEPDVAKYLAMILRANGFSPTVANSAEEGYEMVSDLKPDLICLDIMMPRESGVSMYQKLRESKDTQTIPVLFISGAEQEDKFDFRAYLPNESIPEPDGYLEKPVDIDKYLAKVRQLTGSNPSEGGQPDR
- a CDS encoding PAS domain-containing protein; this translates as MKRKERVDQPRRLKDMVYKALFNEVPFCVAVIDRKYNVVEANEAFERNFGDWRGKKCYAVYKKLHRPCDECPSDSVFDNGKVVVADAVGVDKNGKSTHYVGHVAPLRKTEDGPIDYVLEMTRTVTGTKSWQQEYQVLFDRVPCYIAVIDKDYRIARANEAFRRSFGDVVNRHCYEVYKRRTSKCPNCPAEKTFRDGKVHRSNQVGMGKRGQDIHYAVTASALARSGEDIAHVIEISTDVTALKKLEHDVIEAERLGAVGQTVAGLAHSIKNILMGLEGGKYIVSLGLKKNDSEMITEGWEMLERNFDKTTSLVKDFLSFSKGRLPELRMIKPADLIHDIVDLYKDIAAQSGIELKVDLPRSVRKAPLDPDGIHTCLTNLVSNAIDACQMGEQKGTEVIIRLTEEKGTLVFEVSDNGSGIDYDVKKKIFTTFFTTKGGEGTGLGLLTTRKIVQEHGGKIVVKSEPDKGARFRMEFPRKRLVTLYEDSSKSENSERSR
- a CDS encoding response regulator; its protein translation is MTDRANKMILVVDDEADVRKFLKAALIEAGFDVETASDGFEALKQVKKNIPDLISLDLVMPKKSGARFYHDLSRNPKWANIPIIIVTGHARDESGRSDLKELTMSGPGIYLEKPVKPDNYIAAVKNILGMDTSAEEKIAAEQVEIQNKLKNIIDDADPETLRKFKELLGGK
- a CDS encoding response regulator, translating into MSTKKILVVDDEPDIVKWLTVLFENSGYIVIQAIDGNEGLTKAQEEKPDLITLDISMPNESGIKMYRSLCDSDSLKAIPVVMLTGVSREFERFISSRKQVPAPAAYFEKPVKDHELLDKIKELIN
- a CDS encoding DUF2892 domain-containing protein, with the protein product MTIENSIRLLAGSMITASLILYFFVSPYWLLLAAFVGFNLVQSSLTRFCPAEIFIKKLFYSK